From Panicum hallii strain FIL2 chromosome 2, PHallii_v3.1, whole genome shotgun sequence, a single genomic window includes:
- the LOC112882338 gene encoding probable aquaporin PIP2-7 translates to MMSKDVSIETAEPAAAEKVPYWDPPPAPVLDTSELKKWSLYRALIAEFVATLIFLYVSIATVIGYKAQSNNLQTCTGVGFLGVAWSFGATIFILVYCTGGVSGGHINPAVTFGLFVGRKLSLVRTVLYIVAQCLGAICGAGMVKGVAGGDLYDALGGGANAVAGGFSVGSALGAEIAGTFVLVYTVFSATDPKRTARDSFIPVLVPLPIGFAVFVVHLATIPITGTGINPARSLGAAVMYNMAWKNHWIFWIGPAIGSTAAALYHKLVLRGEAVKALGSFRSTSATV, encoded by the exons ATGATGTCGAAGGACGTGAGCATCGAGacggccgagccggcggccgccgAGAAGGTGCCGTACTGGGACCCGCCGCCAGCGCCGGTGCTGGACACGAGCGAGCTGAAAAAGTGGTCGCTGTACCGCGCGCTCATCGCCGAGTTCGTGGCCACCCTCATCTTCCTCTACGTGAGCATCGCCACCGTCATCGGGTACAAGGCCCAGTCCAACAACCTCCAGACGTGCACCGGCGTCGGGTTCCTCGGCGTCGCCTGGTCCTTCGGCGCCACCATCTTCATCCTCGTCTACTGCACCGGCGGCGTCTCAG GCGGGCACATCAACCCGGCCGTGACGTTCGGGCTGTTCGTGGGGCGGAAGCTGTCGCTGGTGCGCACCGTGCTGTACATCGTGGCGCAGTGCCTGGGCGCCATCTGCGGCGCGGGCATGGTGAAGGGCGTCGCGGGGGGCGATCTCTACGACGCCTTGGGCGGCGGCGCCAacgcggtggccggcgggttCTCCGTCGGGTCGGCCCTCGGCGCCGAGATCGCCGGCACGTTCGTCCTCGTGTACACCGTCTTCTCCGCCACCGACCCCAAGCGCACCGCGCGCGACTCCTTCATCCCT GTACTGGTGCCGCTGCCTATTGGGTTCGCCGTGTTCGTGGTGCACCTGGCGACCATCCCCATCACCGGCACGGGCATCAACCCGGCCAGGAGCCTCGGCGCCGCCGTCATGTACAACATGGCATGGAAAAACCAC TGGATCTTCTGGATTGGGCCGGCGATcgggtcgacggcggcggcgctgtacCACAAGCTCGTGCTGCGCGGGGAGGCCGTCAAGGCGCTCGGCTCCTTCAGGAGCACCAGCGCCACGGTGTGA
- the LOC112882506 gene encoding chemocyanin-like, whose protein sequence is MGAASLSSRAAAAILLLLVLLAEARRHGAGATEYTVGDSAGWTIGPNYLTWSQKYNFTAGDTLVFSYVAAQHDVHRVTQDAFRTCEPAANQTMGAWATGHDLVNLTVPGDYYFICNVSGHCLGGMKFAVAVAAPPPPPPPPPQVFLPPPPPPPASSAGVSSRIARRRPAWPEAVRIPCLAAIGLLVLA, encoded by the exons ATGGGAGCCGCCTCGCTTTCATCCAGAGCGGCAGCTGCCATCCTCCTCCTTCTAGTCCTCCTTGCAGAAGCTCGACGCCATGGCGCCGGCGCGACGGAGTACACCGTCGGCGACTCGGCCGGGTGGACCATCGGCCCCAACTACCTCACCTGGTCGCAGAAGTACAACTTCACCGCCGGCGACACGCTCG TGTTCAGCTACGTGGCGGCGCAGCACGACGTGCACCGGGTGACCCAGGACGCGTTCCGGACGTGCGAGCCGGCGGCGAACCAGACGATGGGTGCGTGGGCGACGGGCCACGACCTCGTCAACCTCACCGTGCCGGGGGACTACTACTTCATCTGCAACGTCTCGGGCCACTGCCTCGGGGGCATGAAgttcgccgtcgccgtggccgcgccgccccctccgccgccgcctcccccgcaGGTgtttctgccgccgccgccaccgccgcccgcgagCTCTGCCGGCGTGTCGTCGCGGatcgcacggcggcggcccgcgtGGCCGGAGGCGGTGCGGATCCCATGCCTCGCCGCGATCGGCCTGCTGGTTCTTGCTTAG
- the LOC112882333 gene encoding uncharacterized protein LOC112882333 produces the protein MAVACAPFAAGGWEAGPGLALGGLFTEAELAAADLLVQLSGSGGGGDEAASESGSPRSVNTCAGAAAWEEEEEAGGLELDRRARKRYRLVSELYGATRPVACAGAGSARKRKRRHGPPAEAEMTMRYGDQSFLGF, from the coding sequence ATGGCCGTGGCGTGCGCGCCTTTCGCGGCGGGCGGGTGGGAGGCCGGCCCCGGGCTCGCGCTCGGTGGCCTGTTCACGGAGGcggagctggcggcggcggaccTGCTCGTGCAGctcagcggcagcggcggcgggggcgacgAGGCGGCGTCGGAGTCGGGATCGCCGCGGTCGGTGAACACGTGCGCGGGCGCCGCGGcgtgggaggaggaggaggaggcgggtgGTCTCGAGCTGGACAGGAGGGCGAGGAAGAGGTACCGCCTGGTGTCGGAGCTCTACGGCGCCACCAGGCCCGTGGCCTGCGCCGGCGCGGGCAGCGCcaggaagaggaagcggcgtcACGGGCCGCCGGCGGAGGCGGAGATGACGATGAGGTACGGAGATCAGAGCTTTCTAGGCTTCTAG